The Streptomyces sp. NBC_01197 genome window below encodes:
- a CDS encoding SsgA family sporulation/cell division regulator gives METVPTTLRYDRADPFAVTVGFPPQATLAGVAVSWAFARDLLVAGLRAPSGMGDVRIRPFGFDRTVLEFHSREGVAMVHIHTTDLRHFLKRTETLVPSGREHRYLDVDQDVVELLRDAC, from the coding sequence ATGGAGACCGTCCCGACCACCCTGCGCTACGACCGTGCGGACCCCTTCGCGGTGACCGTGGGCTTCCCGCCGCAGGCCACCCTGGCGGGCGTGGCGGTCTCCTGGGCGTTCGCACGCGACCTGCTGGTCGCGGGACTCCGTGCGCCTTCCGGTATGGGTGACGTACGGATACGGCCGTTCGGATTCGACCGGACCGTCCTGGAGTTCCACTCCCGCGAGGGCGTCGCGATGGTCCATATCCACACCACCGACTTGCGCCACTTCCTGAAACGGACCGAGACGCTCGTCCCCTCCGGGCGCGAGCACCGCTATCTCGACGTGGACCAGGACGTCGTGGAACTGCTGCGGGACGCCTGTTAG
- a CDS encoding beta-N-acetylglucosaminidase domain-containing protein, giving the protein MFRRKPAGPHHSPLSGPLLSPLVAGLALALSAAPLSAVTAGTASAAPKPAAPLITPAPQSESARSDSVRITPSVDIVTGGTTDAAALSLVEKSLKSAGAAHLSVGPKSTRPDRLAVYVGGPGENPSSATALTALGVQGPQGLAAEGYVLAAGRAHGDGAGRIVLSGTDTTGTYYAAQSLRQVLPHRSGPGASVRGLQVRDWPATPVRGTIEGFYGTPWSQAARLDQLDFYGAHKMNIYVYSPKNDAYLRDKWRDAYPADQLARIKELVDRARANHVQFTYALSPGLSACYSSDDDLKALVDKLQTIWDIGVRQFAIPLDDISYTHWNCDADQAKFGTGGGAAGTAQAYLLNRVNQQFIKTHQGAQPLEMVPTEYYNVTPSPYKTAIAGQLDKDVLVEWTGVGVIAPTMTVSQAKSARTVFGHQILTWDNYPVNDYVTDRLLLGPFNGRETGLAEQLAGITANPMIQPYASKLALYTVADYTWNDAAYDAGRSYGQAVHELSGGSPGVERALRAFTDVNYSSSLNKQEAPELSAVISRYWGGKASSRTLAASLRELHDAPAVLRAQLPDKGFVNDAGPWLDSAQAWGTATLAALRMLDDAKAGHGAAAWQERQQLAGLVAKAKAPVYTDMNGGKIPVVVGDGVLDAFVTRALTEEGRLIGLAPQPAGQTDLGVYSGNTAARMTDGDDSTYFWSSAAAAKDDWVGVDLGAQRPISDVTVTMGKPGSESDYLHQGVLEYSSDSSTWHELGSFKDQTTVKATAPAGTTARYVRARATADQTTWVAVREFHVGGADEPAVSGNPPAADGSSQAAAADGNAESVYRASRAPAAGESLDVSLPQARTVRTVTVLAPGGVDGVKAAVQIRTGGQWRTLGATTGPYTRVTTGAVTADAVRLLWAKGSAAPQINEVAVQ; this is encoded by the coding sequence ATGTTCCGCAGAAAGCCGGCCGGACCGCATCACAGCCCGCTCTCCGGGCCCCTGCTCAGCCCCCTCGTGGCCGGCCTCGCGCTGGCCCTGTCGGCGGCCCCGCTCAGCGCGGTCACAGCCGGGACCGCGAGCGCGGCCCCGAAACCGGCCGCCCCCCTCATCACTCCCGCACCGCAGTCCGAGTCCGCCCGCTCCGACAGCGTCCGTATCACCCCGTCCGTCGACATCGTCACCGGCGGCACGACCGACGCCGCCGCGCTCTCCCTGGTGGAGAAGTCCCTGAAATCCGCCGGAGCCGCCCATCTGTCCGTCGGGCCGAAGAGCACCCGCCCGGACCGGCTGGCGGTCTACGTCGGCGGCCCGGGGGAGAACCCGTCGTCCGCCACCGCCCTCACCGCACTCGGCGTGCAGGGCCCACAGGGACTCGCCGCCGAGGGCTACGTACTCGCGGCGGGCCGGGCCCACGGCGACGGCGCGGGCCGGATCGTTCTCTCCGGGACCGACACGACCGGGACGTACTACGCCGCCCAGTCACTGCGCCAGGTGCTCCCGCACCGAAGCGGCCCCGGTGCCTCGGTGCGCGGCCTTCAGGTGCGGGACTGGCCCGCCACGCCGGTACGCGGCACCATCGAGGGCTTCTACGGCACCCCGTGGTCGCAGGCCGCGCGCCTGGACCAGCTTGACTTCTACGGCGCGCACAAGATGAACATCTACGTCTACTCGCCCAAGAACGACGCCTACCTCCGTGACAAGTGGCGCGACGCGTACCCGGCCGACCAACTGGCCCGGATCAAGGAGCTGGTGGACCGGGCGCGCGCCAACCACGTGCAGTTCACCTACGCGCTCTCGCCCGGGCTCAGCGCCTGCTACAGCTCCGACGACGACCTCAAGGCACTGGTCGACAAGCTCCAGACCATCTGGGACATCGGCGTGCGGCAGTTCGCCATCCCGCTCGACGACATCAGCTACACCCACTGGAACTGCGACGCCGACCAGGCGAAGTTCGGCACCGGCGGCGGTGCGGCCGGCACCGCGCAGGCGTATCTGCTCAACCGGGTCAACCAGCAGTTCATCAAGACCCACCAGGGCGCGCAGCCGCTGGAGATGGTGCCGACCGAGTACTACAACGTCACCCCGTCCCCGTACAAGACCGCCATCGCCGGGCAGCTCGACAAGGACGTCCTGGTCGAGTGGACCGGTGTCGGTGTCATCGCCCCGACCATGACGGTCTCGCAGGCGAAGTCCGCCCGGACGGTGTTCGGCCATCAGATCCTGACCTGGGACAACTACCCGGTCAACGACTACGTGACCGACCGGCTGCTGCTCGGCCCGTTCAACGGGCGGGAGACGGGGCTCGCCGAACAGCTCGCGGGGATCACGGCCAACCCGATGATCCAGCCGTACGCGTCGAAGCTCGCCCTGTACACCGTCGCCGACTACACGTGGAACGACGCGGCGTACGACGCCGGCCGCTCCTACGGGCAGGCCGTACACGAACTCTCGGGCGGCAGCCCGGGGGTGGAGCGGGCCCTGCGGGCCTTCACCGACGTCAACTACAGCTCGTCGCTGAACAAGCAGGAGGCGCCCGAGCTGTCCGCGGTCATCTCCCGTTACTGGGGCGGCAAGGCGTCGTCCCGCACCCTCGCGGCATCCCTGCGCGAGCTGCACGACGCCCCCGCCGTGCTGCGCGCGCAGTTGCCCGACAAGGGCTTCGTCAACGATGCCGGGCCGTGGCTCGACTCCGCGCAGGCGTGGGGCACGGCGACACTCGCCGCGCTGCGGATGCTGGACGACGCGAAGGCCGGGCACGGCGCCGCCGCGTGGCAGGAGCGGCAGCAGCTGGCCGGTCTGGTCGCGAAGGCGAAGGCACCGGTCTACACCGACATGAACGGCGGGAAGATCCCGGTGGTCGTGGGTGACGGCGTGCTCGACGCGTTCGTGACCCGGGCGCTCACCGAGGAGGGCCGGCTCATCGGTCTCGCGCCGCAGCCGGCGGGCCAGACCGACCTGGGTGTCTACTCGGGCAACACCGCGGCCCGGATGACCGACGGCGACGACTCCACCTACTTCTGGAGCAGCGCCGCGGCGGCCAAGGACGACTGGGTCGGGGTGGACCTCGGCGCCCAGCGTCCCATCAGCGATGTCACCGTCACCATGGGCAAGCCGGGCAGCGAGTCCGACTACCTCCACCAGGGCGTCCTGGAGTACTCGTCGGACAGCAGCACCTGGCATGAGCTGGGCTCGTTCAAGGACCAGACGACGGTCAAAGCGACGGCACCGGCGGGCACCACCGCGCGGTACGTACGGGCCCGGGCGACCGCGGACCAGACCACTTGGGTGGCGGTACGGGAGTTCCACGTGGGCGGTGCGGACGAACCGGCCGTCTCGGGCAACCCGCCCGCGGCGGACGGCAGCAGCCAGGCCGCCGCCGCGGACGGGAACGCGGAGAGCGTCTACCGGGCCTCGCGCGCGCCCGCGGCCGGTGAGTCCCTGGACGTCTCGCTGCCGCAGGCCAGGACGGTGCGCACGGTGACCGTACTGGCTCCCGGCGGAGTGGACGGCGTCAAGGCCGCCGTACAGATCCGTACCGGCGGTCAGTGGCGGACGCTCGGCGCGACGACCGGCCCGTACACACGCGTCACGACCGGTGCGGTCACCGCCGACGCGGTCCGCCTGCTCTGGGCCAAGGGGTCGGCGGCGCCGCAGATCAACGAGGTGGCCGTGCAGTAG